CTCGCCGGTTCCGGTGCTGGCCTCGGTTCTGCGGCGTCTCGACCGGCGGCGGCAACAGGCCCCGGATTTGATTTCTCCCTCTCTGCAAGCGCTTGACGCAGCGCTGAATGCGCTCGATCTGGCGGGCACCGCGCTCGATCAGGCCTTGCGGGATGCGCAGTTCGATCCGCGCGAACTCGAAGAAGTCGAGGATCGGCTTTTTGCCTTGCGGGGCGCAAGCCGCAAATATGGCGTGCCGGTCGATGAGCTTCCGGCGCTTGCCGAAAAGATCGCGGGCGATCTCGCAACGCTGGATGCCGGCGAGACGCGCCTCGTCCATCTGGAAAAAGCCGTGCGCGCCGCCGAGGCCGCCTATGCGAAGGCTGCCGAGAGTCTCTCCACCGGCCGCAAGAAAGCCGCGCGCGATCTCGACAAGGCGGTGACCGGCGAACTCGCGCCGCTGAAGCTCGAAAGCGCCCGTTTCCTCACCCAGATGCGCACCGAAGGCCATGGGCCCGACGGAACCGATCAGGTGGAATTCTGGGTCGAGACCAATCCCGGCAGCCGCCCCGGTCCTTTGATGAAAGTCGCCTCCGGCGGCGAGCTTGCGCGCTTCATGTTGGCCTTGAAAGTGGTGCTGGCCGATCGCGGTTCGGCACCGACGCTCGTCTTCGACGAAATCGATACGGGTGTCGGCGGCGCCGTCGCCGATGCCATAGGCCAGCGCCTTGCACGGCTTGCCTCGCGCGTTCAAGTGCTGGCGGTCACCCATGCGCCGCAAGTGGCCGCCCGCGCGGCCGGACATTTCCGCATTGCCAAGGATATGATCGAGAAGGGCCGCCGGGTCGCAACGCGCGTAACGAGTCTTGCCGATGCGGCGCGGCGCGAGGAGATCGCCCGCATGCTGGCGGGCGCTACCATCACGGATGAAGCGCGCGCCGCGGCCGGTCGCCTGTTGGAAGGAGCGGGGTGAAGGCCGATGAATCCGCTTATCGCAGCTTTGGTCCTGTTTGCCGCCCTTCTCCACGCCGCGTGGAATGCCATGCTGCGTGGCGGCAGCAACCGGCTGTGGTCGATGACGGTCATCAGCATCGGCCTTGGCGGCACCTCGCTTTTGGCGCTGCCTTTTCTGCCATCGCCAGCCGCTGCGAGTTGGCCTTATCTCATAGCGTCAGGACTCATCCATATCGGCTATAATTTGAGTCTCGTCCGGCAATATAGAACGGGCGATCTCGGGGAAGCCTATCCGATCGCGCGCGGCGCTTCGCCCTTGCTGATCATGCTGGGCGCGGCCGCCTTCGCGGGGGAAGAGCTGACCGGCTTCTCGCTGATTGCCATCATGCTTATTTCGCTTGGCATCATCGGCATGGCTTTTCACGGCCAGCGGATGAAACGTGAGAACCTAACCGCGGCGCTGACCACCGGCGTTTTCATCGCGCTTTATTCGGTCATCGACGGCATGGGCGTGCGGATGGCCGGCGATCCGTTCGCTTACATTGCCTGGATGTCGTCGTTCTTTCTTTTGATGCCGGTTTATTTCGTGGCCATGCGTGGCGGAGGAGCTTTGGTCGCGCCGCTCAAAGCTTGGGCTGTGGCCCTAACGGGCGGGGTGGTCGCCCTCGTCGCTTACGGTATCGTGATCTATGCGATGCAGCACAGCCCGATGGGCATCGTCTCGGCCTTGCGGGAGACCAGCGTCGTCTTTGCGACTTTGCTCGGCTGGTTTTTCTTAGGCGAACCGCTGAGCTGGCGGCGGCTGGCGGCTTGCCTTGTGATCACAACCGGGACCGCGGGTCTCGGTTTTAGCCGAGAGACGGGCAGGAACACGGTTTCCCGGACTTCTCCATATGCGGCTTCTGCGTTAATTGTCTCGCGTGAAAAAGCCAAAGTCTTCCGCGCCTTCTGAGGCCCCTCAACGCGCCGGTCTCGCCGCCGCCCGCGCGGAGCATGCGCGGTTGCAGGCGGAAATCGCGGCGCATGACCAGAGCTATTACGCCGAGGATGCGCCGACGGTCTCCGACGCCGAATATGATGCATTGCGTCGCCGCTATGAGGCGCTGGAGGCGCAATTTCCCGATCTGGTGACGCCCGACTCGCTGACGCAAAAGGTCGGCGTGGCTCCGTCGGAGAAATTCGCCAAGGTCCGGCATAAAGTACCGATGCTGTCGCTCGGCAATGTGTTTTCCGATGCCGAGGTCGAGGATTTTGTCGCGCGCGTGCGGCGGTTCCTCGGGCTTCCGGCAGAGGCGCCTCTGGCGATCACGGCCGAACCCAAGATCGACGGGCTCTCCTGTTCCTTGCGTTTCGAAGATGGCGCGCTGGTACAGGCGGCGACGCGCGGCGACGGGTTCGAAGGCGAGGATGTCACCGCCAATGTCCGCACCATAGGCGAGATCCCGCATCATTTGAAAGACAAGCCTCCGGCCATTTTCGAAGTCCGCGGCGAAGTCTATATGACGCACGCGGATTTCGCCGCCCTCAACCGGCGCCAGGCCGAGGCGGGAAAGCCCGTCTTCGCCAATCCGCGCAATGCGGCTGCGGGCTCCTTGCGCCAGCTCGACCCGGCGATTACCGCGCAAAGGCCGTTGCATTTTTTCGCCTATGCCTGGGGCGAGGCGAGCGCTCTTCCTGCCGATACGCAAATGGGCATGGTGCGGGCCTTCAAACATTATGGCCTGCCGGTCAACCCTCTGATGGTGCTGTGTCATTCGGCTGAGGATTTGCTTGCGCATTACCGCGCGATCGAAGAACAGCGCGCCACGCTCGGCTATGACATCGACGGGGTGGTCTATAAGGTCGACAGTCTCGCGCTGCAAAACAGGCTCGGCTTCGTGTCGCGTTCGCCGCGCTGGGCGACGGCGCACAAGTTCCCGGCTGAAAAAGCAACGACGATTCTGCACGATATCGAGATCCAGGTCGGCCGGACGGGCGCGCTCACGCCTGTCGCGCGGCTGGAGCCGATTACGGTCGGCGGCGTCGTCGTCTCCAATGCGACCTTGCACAATGAAGACGAGATCGCGCGCAAGGATATACGTATCGGCGATACGGTCATCATCCAGCGCGCCGGCGATGTGATCCCGCAGGTCCTGGGGCCTGTGCTCGAGAAGCGCCCGGCGCATTCCCATCCTTACAAATTTCCCGAGATCTGCCCTGTCTGCGGCTCGGCCGCGATCCGCGAAATCGACGAGAAGACCGGCGTCGCCGATGTCGTGCGCCGCTGCACCGGCAGTCTCATCTGTCCGGCGCAGGCGGTCGAGAAGCTGAAACATTTCGCCTCGCGCCTGGCTTTCGATATCGAGGGCCTGGGCGACAAGCAGATCGAACAATTCTATCACGATGGTCTCATCATGACGCCGCCCGATATTTTCACGCTCGAGGCGCGCGATAAGCGCAGTCTCAAGAAGCTGAAGGATCGCGAAGGCTATGGCGAAACGTCGGTGCGCAACCTCTTCGCCGCGATCGATGCGCGCCGCAACGTGCCGCTCAACCGTTTCATCTACGCGCTCGGCATAAGGCATATAGGCGAGACCAATGCGAGGCGGCTCGCGCGGCACTTCGGGTCCTTCGATGCGCTTCGCGAGGTGGCTCGCCACGCGGAGCTTGGATCCGAAGCGCGCAGCGAGATCGAAAATATCGAGGGTCTCGGCGGGGTCGTCGCCGAAGCGCTCGCCGATTTCTTCGGTGAAAAGCACAATGAAACGGTGCTCGATGCGCTTCTCAAGGAGGTGACGCCGCAGCCCATGGAAGCTGTTGCGAGCGCCAGTCCTGTCGCCGGGAAGACGGTGGTCTTCACCGGCGCGCTCGAACAGATGACGCGCGATGAAGCCAAGGCGCAGGCCGAAAGATTGGGCGCCAAGGTCGCGGGCTCGGTGTCGAAGAAAACCGACCTCGTCGTGGCGGGGCCGGGCGCCGGTTCCAAGCTCGCCAAGGCGGAAGAATATGGCATCGAGACGATCAGCGAGGCCGACTGGTTGAAGCTCATCGGCGAAGGCTAGATGACGCGCCCGCCGCGGTTACAGCGGTAACGCTTGCGACATTTTCCCGAAATTTCAGATCCCTAGCGTCGCTCCGCATCCCGGTAAAGGTTGTGCCCGGGCGATGAGGATGATGCCGATGAACAGGTTCAAACTTTACCATTGCCCGGGTATGCGAAGCGCGCGCGTGAAATGGCTGCTGCATGAAATCGGCGAAGCCGATTTCAATACCGAAATCATCTCGATAGCCGATGCCGAACAGTATACAGACAGATATCTCGAAATTAATCCGAACCACTGCGTGCCGACTTTGGAGATTTACGCGCCGGAGGGAGACTTCATTCGCATTAGCGAGAGCGGCGCGATCATCGTCCTTCTCGCGGACTTGTTCCCAGAGGAGCGCTTGGCACCGCCGCCCAATGACCCGCGCAAGCGGGCGGATTACATGCACATGATCCATTTTTGCGGAGCGTCAATGGATATGATGCTTTGGCAGATACGCATTCACGAACATGTTCTGCCGCATCGTGAACGCGACTTCCGGACCGTCGAACGATATCGCAGGAAATTCCGTAATGAAGTGGAACCGCAATTGATCCGGCGGCTGCAAGACGATGGATTTGCGAGCGGGCCCAAGTTTTCCGCAGCCGATTGCATGCTTGGCTTTAGCATCAGATGGGCGAGGGCCTATCAGCTCTGCTTAGATCCGGTTTTTGAAGATTACATGTCGAGGATGGAGGCGCGGTCCGCCTATGGGATGGCCTTCGCGGATTTGGCCAATCTGAAGGAGCGCTCCCTGGAAATTCCGCAGAATGCGGCCGTCGTCGAGCTGTTCACGGGTTGACCCTGTGGGAGGTGCAGAAGGCGTCGCGATGATCGGCGCAGGGGTAGGTTTCGGCCGTGCGAGACCTACATATAAAGCGGCGCCGATGTGGCGCGCTCGAGGACCTTCGACATGCCGGGCCGGAAATCAAAGCAAAGCGATCCAGCGGATCGGAATGCGTCGGCGAAACAGGCGGCGGGCCCGTCTGCCGCGACGGCATCGGTTGCCGAAGACGATGAGCTCAAGGCCGAGCAGGACGAGCTTCTGACCGAAGCGCTGAAGGAAAGCTTTCCCGCGAGCGATCCGATCTCATCCCTGCGTTTCACGTTGCCGTGAAACGGCATTAGTCGACCCTGAAAGTCTCGCGCAACCACGCCACAAGGCGGGCTTGATCGCTGAGAATCTCGAGTTCGGGCTCCGGCACGCGACGAAACCCGTGTTTCTCAAGCAGATCGGCCATCCGCAATCCGCGGTTAGCCGGATTGATGACGGCCATGGTCTTCGTTGCGATCTCGATCGCAAGCGTACGAGACATTGGCTTGGCGCTCTGTGGCATCTTTTGTCCGTTGGTCGCAGCGCCCGGCCCGCTGCGCGCTTCGGACTAAGCGTCTCGCTCAACTTTATGCAAGAGGCAAGAGGCAACTTCTGCCGCTAGGCGCCAGCATGAAAGCGGGCACACTAACGGCGAGAGATACAGGCTTTGAAGCTTTCGCCTTACACGACCGCGATGTCGTTTTCGACATCGGTGACGCCGGCGGCGGTCCAAGCGGTCGCCGCGGCGACTTGCCGGTCATGCAGAGACGGCGCAGTGCCGCTCAGGCGAACCTTTCCGCCTTGCGCGCTGACATTGATTGTCCGCGGATCGAAGAACCAGGACCGATGCAGCGCATGCATGATGTCGTCGCTGAGATTCTCCGTGTTGACGCGCGGTTTGATGGTGATCTGATTGGATACGCCGACAACGCCATAGAGACGATGCACGTCTTGTTCGGCGGCCAGCTTTTGATAATGCCAATCGACTTCGCCGGTTAAAGTCACCCAGCCTTGCTCGACATTGACCTTGACGGTGTCGCGCGGCACGGACACGTCCCAGCCAAGACGGTCGACCGCAGCGGCTGCGATTTCATCATCGCCGCGCTTCACATCCATGGGCAGTTTGACGTCGAGTTCCATGGCCACGGCCTTGACGCCCTTGACGCGAAGGACGGCCATCTCGACATTATGTTTTTCGGCATAGCTTTCGACATGGCCCGTCAAAGTGACCACGCCGGCATTTGCCGTGACGCCGATATGAGCGGCGTTCACGCTTGGCTCCCAACTCAATTCGGCAAGAACGGCCTGTTGCAGATGATGATCGTCTGACATGGAACCCTCCCAAGTGATCAACCAATAAGGAACCGCGGGCCGTTGCGGCCGCGTAAACAGTTCTGCTTGGCAATAACTATCTCGGGCGCGCGCAGCCTTGTTCCAGATCAAGCACGCGATGAATCGCGGATGGTTTGACGGCTGGAAATGGTGTCCCGGACTGGATTCGAACCAGTGGCCTACGGTTTAGGAAACCGTTGCTCTATCCTGCTGAGCTACCGGGACATTTCACGCGTAAAAACAGTTTTGCCAAGGCCATCTATGATCGAAAGGATGAAGCACCTATGACAAATTCTTGACGTCAATTTTTAACATCTCTGCCGGCCTCTGGCCAGACCGGGGCCTTTGATCCTTCACACCCGACAGGCTTACCTGTTGTTGCACCGTGCCTGTGGGCGGCGCAAACTCCAAAACCGCCGATGGTTCTCTTAAGGGAGCGTGGCCGCGATTTGAAAATGGGCGAAAACCGAGCGGATGCCCAAGCTTGTAAGGGGTTCGAAAAAGCCATTTCGGGCTTTGTAGCTCCGGCAGGACTTGCCATTTTTTTCACCTTTCTAAGCTTGGCGCCGGGGCCATTCGCGAAAGAGGCCGGGGCAGGCGATGCTTGTGTGTTGAAGGGTGGAAGTCATGCTGCCGTTTCCGCCGTAAGCGAGAGATTGGAATTGACGCTGGCCGACGGCCGCGTCCTCCGGATCGCCGGGGTCGAAGCGGCGGGGCCGACACCGAGCGATCCGGATCTAGGCACGCGCGGCCGGGACTGGCTGATGGCGTGGCTGGAAAATCGGGACATTTCCTATCAGGCGCTCGATGCGCGACCGGACCGGTGGGGCCGTGTCCCGACAGTGATTTTCGCGGCGCCGGTACCCGGAGACGCAAGCCCGTCCTCGGCCGGAGAAAGTCTGGTTCGGCAGGGCTTTGCGCGCGTTGCACCGGATCAGCACAAAAACCCCTGCGAAAAGCGGCTTTTGGAGGCTGAAAAGGCTGCCCGCGCGGCCGGGCTGGGGCTTTGGAGCGATCCCTATTACAATATCATAGCGGCGACGGACGCTTTGGCTTTCACGGAACACGCCGGAAGCCTCGTTCTGGCCGAAGGCCGCGTGAGCGAGGTCCGCGACGGTTCTGGGCGAACCACGCTTTTTTTCGGGCCGCATCGGCGGGATCATTTGGCGGTCACGGTCCTGCAACGCAACGTCAAGATATTTGAGGCCGCCGGGCTTCATTTTCACGATCTGATCGGGCAAACCCTTCGCGTGCGGGGACTGCTTGAAACGCGTTTCGGTCCGGAGATCGAAGTGACCGCTCCAAGCGAGGTCGAATTAATCGCCGACCGTCCCGGCGAAGCCGCAAAGCCGGTGCAAAACGCCCCTGCGATGGTGCAGCCATAGATCGAAGGGTTGAATGAAGTTCTCGAAACGGTTTGGCCTGGGACAAGGGCGGCAGGACATGCGGGTCCGCCTATGGGCTGCCGTGGGCTTGGTACTCGCGCCTGCCGCAGCGCTGCTTCTCGCCGACTGTTCGTCGATCGAGGTCCAAGGCACCAAGCCCGCGTCTGTCGAGATTCCGGCGGCCGCGCCGAAGACTGTCGGGATCGATGCCGCGAATGCCGAACATAAGCGCATGGTCTCGCTGTTTGGCGGCGAATATCATGATGTGAAGGCCGAACGTTATCTGAACGACATTCTGGTCAAGCTGGCCAATGCCGGCGATCGTCCAAGCGAGCCCTATAGGGTCACGATTTTGAATTCGCCGGTGGTGAATGCTTTCGCGCTTCCGCCGAACAATCTTTATGCGACGCGCGGGCTTCTCGCGCTTGCCAATGATGCGTCGGAAATCGCGGCTGTCATGGCGCATGAAATCGCGCATATTACCGCGCGCCACGCCATGCAGCGCGCCGAGCAGGAAAAGCGGGCAGCGGTCATCAGCCAGGCGGCGAGCGTCATTCAAAGCCGGCAGAAAGGCGAGGAGGTCGTGGCCTCGGCCAAGCAATCTTTCGCAAGCTTCTCGCGCCAGCAAGAGCTTGAAGCGGACGAGATCGGCATCAAAGAGATGGCGCGGGCCGGCTTTGATCCCTATGGCGCGACGCGTTTCCTCGTTTCGCTTGGCCGCTGGAGCACGTTTCGCGCGTCGCTCGTCGGGCAGTCGAACGCGGACAAGCCGGATCTGCTCGCAACCCATCCGTCGACTCCCGAACGCGTGTCGCAAGCAACCATTGTCGCGCGGCAAATCGGTGCGCCGGGAATAGGCACCGCGGACCGTGCCGGTTATCTGGCTGCCATCGACGGTTTGCTGTTCGGCGATGATCCATCCGAAGGGTCCATCCGCGGCCGCCGCTTTATCCATCCACGCTTGGGCTTCACCTTTGTTGCACCTGACGGATTCGTGCTTGAAAATTCGGCGCAGGCGATCTTGGGCGTAAAGGGCGGCGGCAATGAAGCTTTGCGCCTCGACAGCGTTCACTTGGCGCAATCGACCTCGCTCGAATCCTATATTGCGTCGGGCTGGGTCGATGGATTGATTCAAAGTTCGGTCGCTTCGACCGAGATCAATACGATGAAGGCTGCAACCGCGACCGCGCGGGCCGGCGAATGGAATTTTCTGCTCGCCGTGATTCGTTTCGACCCAAGCGAAGTCTATCGGCTGATCTTTGCGGTGCGGAGTTTGAACGATGATGCAGAAGCGCGATTTCAGACTCTGATTAACTCGTTCCGGCGGATCGCGCCGGACGAGGCTAGTGCCGTTCATCCGCTGCATCTGACGATGGTCGTGGCCAAGGATGGCGATAGCGTGGAAACTTTGGCTTCGCGGATGGTCGTGCCGGACCGGCCGTTCGATTATTTTCTTTTGTTAAATGGTATCGATCGCAACGGATCGTTGCGCAGCGGTGAAACCTATAAAATCGTAACGGAATGAATGTGCTAACTGAATGACGGATGAGGTAAAACTTTTCTGATCAAAAGACCTGCCGCCGATGGGAACCAGCTGCATAGGTGAACCGTTTAGGTGCTGCGGGGTTGGGGGCCTCGACTTTTGCAGAGGTTTCTAATGCGCTGGTTCGCAATCATTTTTTTTGACCGCGGTCACTTCGAACCCTCACAAATACCACAGAACAGTCATCACGATCCTGTGAAGTTTGTCTCGGCCTTCCATGCCGTTCTGCACGGAGGGACGGTCCATTGAACGCAATGGTTCAACTTTCAGGAGTCGGCCGTCAGTTCATCCGAACGGCCATGGCTGCTCCATTTCTTGCGCGCGACGAAGAACAAGTTCTCGCCAGGCGCTGGAAAGACGAAGGCAATGTCGGTGCGATGCATCAGCTTGCCCAGGCCCATATGCGGCTCGTGATCGCGCTCGCGGTCAAGTTCAGACATTATGGCTTGCCGATCGCCGATCTGATTCAGGAAGGCCATATCGGCCTCTTGGAAGCGGCGATGCGCTTCGAACCGGAACGCGAGGTGCGTTTTTCCACTTACGCGACATGGTGGATTCGCGCGGCCATTCAGGATTATGTCCTGCGCAATTGGTCAATCGTTCGCGGCGGTACGAGTTCCGCGCAGAAAAGTCTGTTCTTCAATCTGCGGCGCCTGCGCGCGAAATTGGCGCAACGGGGCGAGTCGA
The Methyloferula stellata AR4 DNA segment above includes these coding regions:
- the recN gene encoding DNA repair protein RecN, with translation MLVQLSIRDIVLIDRLDLELGIGLTILTGETGAGKSILLDAFSLALGARGDGTLVRQGEAQGQVTAVFDLPVLHPSLAAARAQDIETDGELILRRVQMADGRTRAFVNDQPVSLQTLRLIARELVEIHGQHDDRALVNPNTHRNLIDAFGGLGAELSAVRAAHAALQTARADLAREQEAVEKVRKEVDYLRHADAELGKLAPNIGEETSLADRRGVMMQAEKVTSEIRDAYEAVAGQGSPVPVLASVLRRLDRRRQQAPDLISPSLQALDAALNALDLAGTALDQALRDAQFDPRELEEVEDRLFALRGASRKYGVPVDELPALAEKIAGDLATLDAGETRLVHLEKAVRAAEAAYAKAAESLSTGRKKAARDLDKAVTGELAPLKLESARFLTQMRTEGHGPDGTDQVEFWVETNPGSRPGPLMKVASGGELARFMLALKVVLADRGSAPTLVFDEIDTGVGGAVADAIGQRLARLASRVQVLAVTHAPQVAARAAGHFRIAKDMIEKGRRVATRVTSLADAARREEIARMLAGATITDEARAAAGRLLEGAG
- a CDS encoding DMT family transporter → MNPLIAALVLFAALLHAAWNAMLRGGSNRLWSMTVISIGLGGTSLLALPFLPSPAAASWPYLIASGLIHIGYNLSLVRQYRTGDLGEAYPIARGASPLLIMLGAAAFAGEELTGFSLIAIMLISLGIIGMAFHGQRMKRENLTAALTTGVFIALYSVIDGMGVRMAGDPFAYIAWMSSFFLLMPVYFVAMRGGGALVAPLKAWAVALTGGVVALVAYGIVIYAMQHSPMGIVSALRETSVVFATLLGWFFLGEPLSWRRLAACLVITTGTAGLGFSRETGRNTVSRTSPYAASALIVSREKAKVFRAF
- the ligA gene encoding NAD-dependent DNA ligase LigA codes for the protein MKKPKSSAPSEAPQRAGLAAARAEHARLQAEIAAHDQSYYAEDAPTVSDAEYDALRRRYEALEAQFPDLVTPDSLTQKVGVAPSEKFAKVRHKVPMLSLGNVFSDAEVEDFVARVRRFLGLPAEAPLAITAEPKIDGLSCSLRFEDGALVQAATRGDGFEGEDVTANVRTIGEIPHHLKDKPPAIFEVRGEVYMTHADFAALNRRQAEAGKPVFANPRNAAAGSLRQLDPAITAQRPLHFFAYAWGEASALPADTQMGMVRAFKHYGLPVNPLMVLCHSAEDLLAHYRAIEEQRATLGYDIDGVVYKVDSLALQNRLGFVSRSPRWATAHKFPAEKATTILHDIEIQVGRTGALTPVARLEPITVGGVVVSNATLHNEDEIARKDIRIGDTVIIQRAGDVIPQVLGPVLEKRPAHSHPYKFPEICPVCGSAAIREIDEKTGVADVVRRCTGSLICPAQAVEKLKHFASRLAFDIEGLGDKQIEQFYHDGLIMTPPDIFTLEARDKRSLKKLKDREGYGETSVRNLFAAIDARRNVPLNRFIYALGIRHIGETNARRLARHFGSFDALREVARHAELGSEARSEIENIEGLGGVVAEALADFFGEKHNETVLDALLKEVTPQPMEAVASASPVAGKTVVFTGALEQMTRDEAKAQAERLGAKVAGSVSKKTDLVVAGPGAGSKLAKAEEYGIETISEADWLKLIGEG
- a CDS encoding glutathione S-transferase family protein produces the protein MNRFKLYHCPGMRSARVKWLLHEIGEADFNTEIISIADAEQYTDRYLEINPNHCVPTLEIYAPEGDFIRISESGAIIVLLADLFPEERLAPPPNDPRKRADYMHMIHFCGASMDMMLWQIRIHEHVLPHRERDFRTVERYRRKFRNEVEPQLIRRLQDDGFASGPKFSAADCMLGFSIRWARAYQLCLDPVFEDYMSRMEARSAYGMAFADLANLKERSLEIPQNAAVVELFTG
- a CDS encoding BON domain-containing protein codes for the protein MSDDHHLQQAVLAELSWEPSVNAAHIGVTANAGVVTLTGHVESYAEKHNVEMAVLRVKGVKAVAMELDVKLPMDVKRGDDEIAAAAVDRLGWDVSVPRDTVKVNVEQGWVTLTGEVDWHYQKLAAEQDVHRLYGVVGVSNQITIKPRVNTENLSDDIMHALHRSWFFDPRTINVSAQGGKVRLSGTAPSLHDRQVAAATAWTAAGVTDVENDIAVV
- a CDS encoding thermonuclease family protein codes for the protein MTLADGRVLRIAGVEAAGPTPSDPDLGTRGRDWLMAWLENRDISYQALDARPDRWGRVPTVIFAAPVPGDASPSSAGESLVRQGFARVAPDQHKNPCEKRLLEAEKAARAAGLGLWSDPYYNIIAATDALAFTEHAGSLVLAEGRVSEVRDGSGRTTLFFGPHRRDHLAVTVLQRNVKIFEAAGLHFHDLIGQTLRVRGLLETRFGPEIEVTAPSEVELIADRPGEAAKPVQNAPAMVQP
- a CDS encoding M48 family metalloprotease — protein: MKFSKRFGLGQGRQDMRVRLWAAVGLVLAPAAALLLADCSSIEVQGTKPASVEIPAAAPKTVGIDAANAEHKRMVSLFGGEYHDVKAERYLNDILVKLANAGDRPSEPYRVTILNSPVVNAFALPPNNLYATRGLLALANDASEIAAVMAHEIAHITARHAMQRAEQEKRAAVISQAASVIQSRQKGEEVVASAKQSFASFSRQQELEADEIGIKEMARAGFDPYGATRFLVSLGRWSTFRASLVGQSNADKPDLLATHPSTPERVSQATIVARQIGAPGIGTADRAGYLAAIDGLLFGDDPSEGSIRGRRFIHPRLGFTFVAPDGFVLENSAQAILGVKGGGNEALRLDSVHLAQSTSLESYIASGWVDGLIQSSVASTEINTMKAATATARAGEWNFLLAVIRFDPSEVYRLIFAVRSLNDDAEARFQTLINSFRRIAPDEASAVHPLHLTMVVAKDGDSVETLASRMVVPDRPFDYFLLLNGIDRNGSLRSGETYKIVTE